A genome region from Setaria italica strain Yugu1 chromosome III, Setaria_italica_v2.0, whole genome shotgun sequence includes the following:
- the LOC101786174 gene encoding tropomyosin-1, isoforms 33/34-like, with the protein MALRVSSASAGRTAVLSAVSGEVPGEVAGPAAEAAPVTATGGVAAPSGAGEGADPAPPSASPVNPSVQSIAPKGPQAGEVIDLDADEAEETASTGTGTDVPAAATGTAAATEEGVSASAAAAEGAVVTEAGTSAPEVPPEVAPTTEAEVPARGASAGAEEPPSAVAAEGEVAAGIPVPPPASEAVAPSGEPAATPTATDEIARLRDLLDMERGEHGALRDAVRVVCDSLGVVQEEGSSSLTAHVLGMHRRTRKIAVDALHTGVR; encoded by the exons atgGCCCTGCGGGTGTCATCCGCCTCTGCGGGGCGGACCGCGGTCCTGTCCGCGGTGAGCGGCGAGGTCCCTGGTGAGGTCGCAGGTCCCGCCGCGGAAGCGGCCCCTGTGACGGCGACCGGCGGAGTGGCGGCGCCATCGGGCGCGGGAGAGGGCGCGGACCCCGCTCCGCCTTCCGCTTCCCCGGTCAACCCCTCGGTGCAGAGCATCGCTCCCAAGGGCCCTCAGGCCGGGGaagtgatcgacctcgacgccgacgaggcggaggaaaCGGCGTCGACGGGAACAGGGACTGATGTTCCTGCAGCCGCGacggggacagcggcggcgacggaggagggagtGTCTGCCtccgcggctgcggcggagggGGCAGTGGTGACGGAGGCGGGAACCTCTGCCCCGGAGGTCCCGCCGGAGGTGGCACCGAcgacggaggcggaggtgcccgCTCGAGGGGCTTCGGCAGGGGCGGAGGAGCCTCCCTCGGCggttgcggcggagggcgaggtagCCGCGGGGATACCTGTTCCGCCGCCTGcgtcggaggcggtggcgccgtcggGCGAGCCCGCGGCGACCCCGACGGCGACAG ACGAAATCGCCAGGCTGAGGGACCTACTCGACATGGAGCGTGGTGAGCACGGCGccttgcgggatgcggtccgtgTCGTCTGCGACAGCCTCGGCGTGGTTcaggaggaggggtcgagctcgctgacGGCTCATGTCCTCGGGATGCACCGCCGGACCCGCAAGATCGCCGTGGATGCACTTCACACCGGCGTGCGgtga